AGCGTAAAAAACTCGTCGTCCGCTTCGATTTGCGAAACGATCTCTTCGGGCGGCGCTTCGTCGAAACTTATCTTAAACTCGTCGTTTTGCTCAATCTTCGGTTCTCGCGGCGTTTTCGCGAATTCGCCAAAGACTATTTTCGGTTTTTCAACCTCGCGCGTCTCCGGCTCGTTTAGATCGGCGCCGATATCCTCTTGCGGCAAGGTTTCTTTGGCGGACGGCGTTTTTTCTCTAAATCTAAGATCGTCGTTATCGTCTTTGCGTAGGTCGGCTAGATCCTCTTCGTCCAACAACGCGCCGTTTTCGCCCAAATCCAACTCCAAATCGCCCTCTTTGGATAACGTATTTTCCAGATCCCCTAGCGCTTCGTCCGACAATTCGTCGGTCTGCGGCGCAAGCTCTTTGCTCGCGGGCTCGTCGATCTCGTTTAATAGCTCTTTTACCTCTTTCACGTCCTCTTTGTCCAGCACCGCCGTTTTAGCGTCCGAAGCGCCCTCCTGAGCGGCGCTTGCCTCTTGCGAAAGGTCTCCTATATCGTCAAAATTCATATCAAATTCAACCGCGTCGGCGGCGGCTGAACTCTCTTGCGGCGTTTGCGTTTCAGCGTCGTCAATCTGATCGATCGACGCGGGAACGTCAAATTCGGGCAACTCTTCCAAATCGAAACTCTCCGTCGCGCCGAAATTGTCGCTTGTCGGCGCGGAACTTGTCGGCTGATCCGACAAAGCCTCCTTTGCGCCGCTAAGATCGATTGCGTCGTCTAGCGTTATCTCGCCGCCGTTATCGTCGAACGGCGCCAAGTCGTCCACCGACGGAAGCTCGTCCGGTAGCTCCTCGCCAACGTCCGCGGCTTCGCTTTCGCCGCGCGTTGAAAACTCGTCGATCAGCTCGGTAGGCAAAAACGGCTTTTCGATATAGAGATCGTAGCCCTCCGCGCGTTGACCGTTTTTGGGATACAAAAATCCGAGTTTGGCGTTTGGATATTTCTCGCGCAAGCTCGCGACGCTCGCGCCGCCTAAACTATCGTTATCAACCAACACCCACGCGTAGTCTCCCGATACGGCGTCGGTCGCGATCGTAGCCGCCAACAACTCCAACCCGATTCGTTGCGCGCTGAGGCGCACGAGCTTTTCTACCGTGGCGTTTTCATTTATGAGCAATATTTTCATCTTCTCTCCAGATACGCGATTTGACTAAAGAATTAAAACCATTGTATAGTATGCGCGCTTGTTATTTCTTTATTTTAGGTTTGTTATGCGTCCGACGTTGGTTTTGGCTTTAGTTCTATCCGCGCTTATAGCCGATCGTTACTTCTACGTCGCGCCCAAGGAAGGCGCGCGCGCCGAAGCGGCGATTGTCTCCCAAATCGGCAAAGCCGAAAACGAGATTATAATCGCGATGTATTCCTTTACCAACGGATCCATCGCCAACGCGCTCAAAGCGGCGGCAAAACGCGGCGTAGCGGTAACGATAGTAATAGACGAAAAAAATCTGCGCGGCAATCTCAAAGATTCCAAAGCGGGCGAACTTGCCAAACTGCGTAACGTCGAGGTTAAAATCGCTAGCGGCAATAAAGCCAAAAACGGCGATTATTACGGCATTATGCACTTGAAGGTCGGCGTGCTCGACGAAAAAATCAGCGTTTACGGATCGGCGAACTGGACAAACTCGGCGTTCAATGTAAATCACGAAATTATCTTTATCGACGACGATCCAAAACTAGCCAAAGAGATAAAAGGCTACCTAGAACCGATCGTAAAAAACGCGAAAGCGTATCGGAACTTCGCCGCCAAATAAAACCAAACTATAAGTTAGGCTGATCGCCGCCGCCACGATAGCCGTTCGGCGTTCTTTCGCCGTCTCGGCGCGGAGGTTATTAAAGAAAGCT
The Helicobacteraceae bacterium genome window above contains:
- a CDS encoding phospholipase D-like domain-containing protein translates to MRPTLVLALVLSALIADRYFYVAPKEGARAEAAIVSQIGKAENEIIIAMYSFTNGSIANALKAAAKRGVAVTIVIDEKNLRGNLKDSKAGELAKLRNVEVKIASGNKAKNGDYYGIMHLKVGVLDEKISVYGSANWTNSAFNVNHEIIFIDDDPKLAKEIKGYLEPIVKNAKAYRNFAAK